A genome region from Mesorhizobium sp. B2-1-8 includes the following:
- the ttcA gene encoding tRNA 2-thiocytidine(32) synthetase TtcA has translation MNMQPDIETLEPAAEGGSHPLFAEVPSSVEFNKLRKRLLRQTRQAIEDFSMVKPGERWLVALSGGKDSYGLLALLLDMKWRGLLPVELLACNLDQGQPNFPKHILPDYLDANGIAHRIEYRDTYSVVTGKLPEGSTYCSLCSRLRRGHLYRIAREEGCSALVLGHHREDILETFFMNLFHGGRLAAMPPKLLNDDGDVMVLRPLSYCAEVDLEKFAAAMRFPIIPCDLCGSQEGLQRNAMKAMLEDIEKRMPGRKDTMVRALSNTRPSHLLDRKLFDFAALNETLAIRQDIPDDI, from the coding sequence ATGAACATGCAGCCAGACATCGAAACACTTGAACCGGCCGCCGAAGGCGGCTCCCACCCGCTGTTCGCCGAGGTGCCGTCCTCGGTCGAGTTCAACAAATTGCGCAAGCGGCTGCTGCGGCAGACCCGCCAGGCGATCGAGGACTTCTCGATGGTGAAGCCCGGCGAGCGCTGGCTGGTGGCGCTGTCGGGCGGCAAGGACTCTTACGGCTTGCTAGCCTTGCTGCTGGACATGAAATGGCGCGGGCTGCTGCCGGTCGAGTTGCTGGCCTGCAATCTCGACCAGGGCCAGCCGAATTTCCCCAAGCACATCCTGCCTGACTACCTCGACGCCAACGGCATAGCCCACCGGATCGAATACCGGGACACCTATTCGGTCGTCACCGGCAAGCTCCCCGAAGGCAGCACCTATTGCTCGCTCTGCTCGCGGCTGCGGCGCGGCCATCTCTACCGGATCGCGCGTGAGGAGGGATGTTCGGCCCTAGTCCTCGGCCATCATCGCGAGGATATTCTCGAAACCTTCTTCATGAACCTGTTCCATGGCGGCCGGCTTGCCGCCATGCCGCCAAAACTGCTCAACGACGACGGCGACGTCATGGTGTTGCGGCCGCTCAGCTACTGCGCCGAGGTCGATCTGGAGAAATTCGCCGCCGCGATGCGGTTCCCGATCATCCCCTGCGACCTCTGCGGCAGCCAGGAAGGGCTGCAGCGCAACGCCATGAAGGCGATGCTCGAAGACATCGAAAAGCGGATGCCTGGCCGCAAGGACACGATGGTTCGTGCTCTGTCCAACACCAGGCCGTCGCATTTGCTCGACCGAAAGCTGTTCGATTTCGCCGCCCTCAATGAAACCCTCGCGATCAGGCAAGATATTCCCGATGACATTTGA
- a CDS encoding DUF3008 family protein has translation MPATSKAQQKAAGAALSAKRGETKKSELKGASKGMYESMSEKQLEEFAETKRKGLPAKKS, from the coding sequence ATGCCAGCCACCTCGAAAGCCCAGCAGAAGGCCGCCGGCGCCGCACTCTCCGCCAAACGCGGCGAGACCAAGAAAAGCGAACTCAAAGGCGCTTCCAAGGGCATGTATGAATCGATGAGCGAAAAGCAGCTCGAGGAATTCGCCGAAACGAAGCGTAAGGGATTACCGGCGAAAAAATCCTAG
- the rpsD gene encoding 30S ribosomal protein S4 — protein MSKRESAKYKIDRRLGENIWGRPKSPVNKREYGPGQHGQRRKGKLSDFGLQLRAKQKLKGHYGDVSEKQFRKVYEEADRRKGDTSENLIGLLESRLDAVVYRAKFVPTIFAARQFVNHGHVNVNGKRVNIGSYRCKPGDVVEVREKSKQLVIVLESVGLAERDVPDYIDADHNKMVATFSRIPGLADVPFAVQMEPNLVVEFYSR, from the coding sequence ATGAGCAAGCGCGAATCCGCGAAATACAAGATCGACCGCCGTCTCGGCGAAAATATCTGGGGCCGCCCGAAGTCCCCGGTCAACAAGCGTGAATACGGCCCCGGCCAGCATGGCCAGCGCCGCAAGGGCAAGCTTTCCGACTTCGGCCTGCAGCTGCGCGCCAAGCAGAAACTGAAGGGTCACTATGGCGACGTTTCGGAAAAGCAGTTCCGCAAGGTCTATGAAGAGGCCGACCGCCGCAAGGGCGACACCTCGGAGAACCTGATCGGCCTGCTCGAATCGCGTCTCGACGCGGTCGTCTACCGCGCCAAGTTCGTACCGACCATCTTCGCCGCCCGCCAGTTCGTCAACCACGGCCACGTCAACGTCAACGGCAAGCGCGTCAACATCGGCTCGTACCGCTGCAAGCCGGGCGATGTCGTCGAAGTGCGCGAAAAGTCGAAGCAGCTGGTCATCGTCCTTGAGTCGGTCGGCCTCGCCGAGCGCGACGTGCCGGACTACATCGATGCCGATCACAACAAGATGGTCGCGACCTTCTCCCGCATCCCGGGCCTCGCCGACGTTCCGTTCGCCGTGCAGATGGAACCGAACCTGGTCGTCGAATTCTATTCGCGCTAA